The DNA sequence TTTAAATTCTGCTACAGTAGGCCTTGCTTCATGGTATGGTGAGGCTTTCCATGGTAAAATTACTGCTAATGGAGAGAAATTTGATATGATGGCTCTTACTGCTGCTCACAAAGAACTGCCTTTTAATACTACCGTAAGAGTTACAAATCTTTTAAACAATAGATCGGTTGTTGTAAGAATTAACGATAGAGGGCCTTTTAGAAAGGATAGAATAATTGATTTATCAAAGCATGCTGCTGAAAAGCTTGACTTTTTGGGCATAGGAGTTGCTCCTGTTAAAATTGAAGTAATTGAAAGTGTGAATGAAAAAAAAACTTCTGTTTCAAAATCTAGTGATTTTAAAAAAGCATTTAATACTCCAGAGATTGAAGAAGAAAAGAAAACCAAGCAATCAGAAGAGAATATTTCTGTTGGAAATAAATCTTCAAATTTATTAACAGATTATTCAATTACTGCAGGCGAAGAAACAGATTTCTATATACAAGTTGGATCTTATAGAAAAAAAGATTATGCTGACAGGGCTTATCGAATATTAAAAAAAACCGGTCTTTTTGTTGTAGTAAATTCTCATGGACCGTTTTATACTGTTTTTATTCCTACTAATGCTGATAATGTTCAAAGAAATATAGAGCTGATTAAATCTGCTGGGTATAAAGACACTTTAGTAAGAAAAACCAAGGTTCCAGGTGAAAGTCTTATTATGGATTAATTTTTTAAATTATTTTTTTATCAAAAGTATTTATTGATTTTTTAAAATTTTGTGATAATAGTAATTATTGCCAACCCTTTTGGAGCAGTTTTTTTGCTTAATTTAAAGTTATATTTTCTTATTGTATAGTTATTTTATGAAGTTTTTATTTGATATGCCTCTTCCAATTATGATTTTAGCTCCAATGGAAGATGTCACTGATGCTGTTTTTAGAAATTTAATTCATTTAATAGGATCTGGAGAAGGAGAGCCCCATATTTATTTTACTGAATTTATTTCTGTAAAAGGAATTTTAAATGGATCAAAACAGTCTATTCAGCACATTTTTTTAAAACCCAATGAACTTGATAGGCCTTTAATTGCTCAAATTTGGGGTAATGTTCCTGAGCAATTTTATAGGGCAATAGAAATATTGGGTGGTCTGGGTTTTTGGGGGATTGATATTAATATGGGTTGTCCCAAGAGTAAAATAGTTAAAAAAGGTGTTTGTTCAGCCTTAATTAAGAATAAGTCTTTGGCTAAAGAAATAATTCTTGCAAGTAAAGAAGCTTGCTCAAGATTTAATTTACCTCTTAGTGTTAAAACCAGACATGGATTTTCATATCCAGAAGTTGATGATTGGCTAGGGTTTTTGTTGGGATTTGGAATTGATATGTTGACGGTTTACCCAAGGCTTGCTGTTAATCAGAGCAAAGGTCCTATTGATTTTGATATTTTCTATCAACTTGTTAAATTACGAAATAATATTAGTCCTTCTACACTGCTTATTGGCAATGGAGATGTTTTGAGTCTTAAGGATGCTAAATGTTATGTTGATAAATATTTGATTGATGGGATTATGCTTGGTCGTGGAATTTTTAAGAATTTAAATTTATTTAAATTCTCTTCAAAACACTTTTTGGATAGTAATTTAAATTTTAGGTTAAATATATTAAAATTTCATGTAAAGGATTTTCATGCTACTTGGGGACTTAGCAAAGATTTTAATAAACTTAAAAAATATTTTAAGATATATTTTACTGAGAAGGAAAAACAGAGTAAATATTTCTCAAATCTTATGAATTCAAAAACTTATGAAGAGCTTTTTGAAAATTTAAATGTTATTGATGTGGTAGGAGATTTTGAAAACAATGAATTGCATACCTTTAGAAAAATATGATCCTAAGACATTTGAAGATGAAATTTACAGCAAGTGGCTTGAACACAATGTATTTTCTCCGGATAATTCTTTATTTGGAAAATTTAGCATGGTTGCGCCTCCCCCTAATGTTACAGGTGTGTTGCACATGGGGCATGCTCTTAATTTTATTTTGCAAGATGTTCTTGTGCGATATAAAAGAATGAAAAAAAATAGTACTTTGTGGCTTTTTGGAACAGATCATGCAGGAATAGCAACTCAGGCTGTTTTTGAAAGACATCTTAAAAGTATTGGAAAAAGTAAGGATGATTTTGAAAGAGAAGAGTTTGTTCGAGAAATTTTTAAATTGAAAAATAAGCATAGGGGTGTAATCGTTGATCAGATAAAAAAGCTTGGGGCGTCTTATGATCATTCAAGAGAAAGGTTTACTCTTGATGAGAATCTTTGCAAGGCTGTTAGCAAAGTTTTTAAGGATTTATATTCTAAAGGGTTGATTTACAGGGGTGAATATCTTGTTAATCTTGATCCTGGATCTGGAAGCGTTGTTAGTGACGAAGAGATTGAATATAAAGAGGTTGATGGCAAACTTTATTTTATTAGGTATTTTATTGATTCTTCTTCTTTTATTGAGATTGCAACAACCAGGCCTGAGACTATGTTTGGGGACACTGCTATTGCCGTTAATCCCAATGATGAGAGATACAAGTCTTTAGTTGGTAAAGAGGTCACAATACCTTTGACAACTAAAAAGATAAAAGTAATTGCAGATTTTTATGTTGATAGTGCTTTTGGTACTGGAGCTTTAAAAGTTACTCCTGCACACGATCCTAATGATTTTGAAATTTCAAAAAGGCATAATATTCCCAAGGTCAATATTTTAACTCAAGATGGAAAGCTCAATAAAAATGTTCCTTTGCAATATCAAGGATTAAAGATGAAGGATGCGAGATTTAAAATAGAGATAGAATTAATGGAAAAGGGATTTTTGAAAGATGTTAAAAAACATAAGCAACAAGTTGGACATTGTTATCGATCAGGTGAGGTTATTGAACCTTATTTGTCAACTCAGTGGTTTGTGAAGATGAAACCTTTAGCAGACAAAGCTTTAAAGGCTTTAGAGAATGGTGAATTGAGATTTTATCCTAAGAAGTGGGAGAATACATATAAATATTGGTTATCAAATATTAGAGATTGGTGTATATCAAGACAACTTGTTTGGGGCCATAGAATACCGGCTTGGTACAATATTGATACATCTGAACTTGTTATTAGCGACACTGATCCTTCTTTAGATGAAAAGAATATGGGGAAAAGGTTTGTTCAAGATCCAGATGTTCTTGATACTTGGTTTTCGTCTTGGTTATGGCCTTTTTCTTCTCTTGGATGGCCTGACATTACTGTTGATTTTAAAAATTATTATCCAACAGATGCCTTAATAACAGCTTACGATATAATATTTTTTTGGGTTGCAAGAATGGTTATGGCAGGGTTAGAATTTACAGGTCAAATTCCTTTTAAAGATGTTTACATAACACCTCTTTTGCGAGACAAGCATGGGAAAAAAATGTCAAAATCATTGGGCAATGGAATAGATCCTCTTGACATTATTAATGAGTATGGGAGTGATTCTTTGCGGTTTACTTTATCTTTTTTGTCCGTTCAAGGGCAAGATTTAAATATTGATACTAAGGATTTTATGTTTGGAGCTAAATTTGCAAATAAAGTTTTTAATGCTTCCAAATTCATTCTTTTAAATTTAAAAAATAGAGAAATATTAAATGATTTAAAATTTAATGACATTGACAAATGGTTGCTTACAAGCTTGAATTCAACTATTCTTGGTGTGGAGTCTTCTTTTACAAATTATAAATACAATGAAGCTTCAAAATTCATTTATGAATTTTTTTGGAATGATTTTTGTGATTGGTATATTGAAATTAGTAAGATTGATCTCAATAGCAGAAATGTTAACATTCAAAATATGGCTATTTCTAAGTTGCTGTTTTTTCTTAAAAAAGCATTGTTAATTTTGCACCCTTTCATTCCTTTTGTTACAGAAAAAATTTATTCTGAATTTTCAGAAAAAGGGGATATTTTAGCTTTAAATGAATATCCAAGTTTTGATATTGCTAATAATTTTCAAGAAGAATTTGAAAGTTTTAAAGCATTTAAAACTTTCATTGTATCTGTTAGAACACTTAGAAGCGAATTTAATATATCTCCTAGTATTAAGATTGATGTTGCTTTGAAGTTTGATGCCGATTTTAAATATGAGAGATATTTTAATTCTAATGAATGTATTGCAAGGAAAATGATTAATTTTAGAAATTTATTTTACAATAAAAATTATGATGGCATGATTGGTGTAGCTGTAGCTGGTTTTGAGATTTATGCAGATATTAAGTCATTAATAGATAAAGCCAAAGAGCTAAGAAGGCTTGAAAAGCAGCTTGAAAAGTATAAAATGCTTAGGATTTCTGCTTCAAAGAAGCTTGAAAATGAAAATTTTTTAATGAATGCTCCTAAGGAAATTGTTGAATCTGAAAAATTAAAATTGGTAGAATTTTCCTCTTTGATTGATAAGATAAATAGTTATATTTTAAATTTAAAAAACCTATAAAAAAGTTAAAAATGGTATTATGAGTTTGCAATATTCTTAAGGTGAGCATTGCAATTTTGTTAATAGTTTAAAATAAATTAGATTGAAAAATATTTGTCTATTATTCTTAATTGCTACGTAATGTTTGAGGAGATAAGAAGTTTGGATCTTGGAGCTTTATAAAGCTGTTTTTTATTGTTGGTACATCTTCTTCTTTTATATAAATTGATGGAAATGTTTTTCTTTGTTTAAATAGAAAATCAAAATCAAGAATTAAATAAATTTGATTGCCTTTTCGAGTTGCGCTTAGCTTTAATTCAAAATCATCATCGTCTTCGTATCTTTTATTGGGATTTTCCTTAATCATTTTTGTGTCCAATAATATGATTTCATTTTCTTTAATATTTTTTGGAATGTCATCAAATAAACTTAGGCTTTTGATTATTTTGCTAGTATTCAAAAGATTGAAAAAGCTAAAGTTTCTTCTGTATCCGTTTTCTTTTAAGATAAGTTTAACTTCTGAATCGTGATTTTCAATATATGATCCTTTATGTTCAATTTCAATAATTCCTTCAAGGCTTGCATTACTTAGAATTTCAGAATATTTTTCTTTTTTTATTAATATATCTTTTATAAAAAACAAATCTTTGATTGTGTCTTTTGCAAAAAGAAAATTATTAGAGATTAAAGCGATTAAAGCTATAACAAATATCTTTTTTGTCATTAAAATTCCCCTGTTGGATTAGTATATCATATTTATTGGTATTTTTTAGCGATTTGTATTAAAAGTGTTTTTTAATTTTTTTGTGATTTTATCATATGTCTTTTATTTCCAAATCCTTTTTCTATGTAAATGTATTTGAAATTAGCAAGTTTTAAGCCGTCTTTTACAATCCTTGCAGATGAAAATGTTGAAAGTTTGCACCCTTGACTACTTTTTTCAGAAATTAAATTGAATATTTGATTGTTCCACATTTCAGGATTTTTTTTCGGATTAAATCCATCTAAAAACCAGTATTCTACATTTTTTGGAATTTCTTTAATTTTTATTTTAGCATCTCCGATTAAAATTTTTAAATTAACATTTTCTGTTATTTTTAGTTTTAAATTTTTTTTTGGAGTTTTAGGGTAATTTTTTAACATCAATTTGAAATAAGTGATTTCTTTAACAAAGAACTTTGAAAGTTGCATTATTGTTTCCCTTTTTAGAGGAAATTTTTCTATAGAATAATAATTAACTTTTGAGGTTATGTTGTTCTCTTTTATGAATTTTAAAAGACATATAAAGTTCAATCCTGTGCCAAATCCCAACTCTGCTATTAAAACATTTTTCTTTGTTTTTAATTCTGAATCTAGACTACAGCCTTTAATAAATGTATGAAAACTCTCTTCAATTCCATACTTTGGATTGTAATAAATGTCGTCAAATTTGCTTGAATATATTGTTTTTTCTTTAAAAATTGGTTTTTTCATTTTTTTATTTTTTACAAGCTTACAAGATTTTGTAAGCTTGTAAGTTTTATTTGATTGATCAGAATAATAAGTTTTTTTGATAAACTTATAATTTTTATTGAAGATTGCAAGTTTTTAAGAAAAATTTTGACTTATAAATGTTTGTAAATTTTGGTAATTCTTCTTTTAGAAGTGCAAAGCTTTTTACCGCTTTTACTTTTTTAAGTTTATGTTCATTTTTTTTATTCATACAAAACTACAACCATCTTTGCAATAATCTTTATAAAAAATATTTTTTATAAAGATTAAAGCTAAGTAGCTAAACTTAGCTTTTTACTCTTCTATTATTGCAACTATTTCTTTTGCTTTTAGTATTAAATGCTCTTTATTTTCAATTTTTACAGCAGCACCTGCATATTTTTCATAAAGTACAGTGTCGCCAACTTTTACAGTGATCTCTTCTTTTTTAGAACCAATGGCTACAACTGTTCCAATATTTGTTTTTTCTTTTGCATTTTCTGGTATGTAAAGTCCTGAGATTGTTTTACTCTCAGCTTCTTTTATCTTTATTAAAACTCTATCAGCTAAAGGCTTAATATTTTTCATTTCAAACATCTCCTTATGTTAATAATATTAAATATACGAAAAAATTGAGAGTTGAGTCAATATGTTTATATAGTGCTTGAAAATTAAATTAATTTTCAAGATAATTTTGTTATTAGAAATATTAATTTTAGGTAGGGGAATGGTTTGATAACTGTAAATAATTTGGAAGTTGCATTTGGAGAGAGAATTTTATTCAAAGATGTAAATATTAAATTTTCTTCTGGCAATTGTTACGGAATAATTGGTGCTAATGGGGCAGGAAAGAGCACTTTTTTAA is a window from the Borreliella chilensis genome containing:
- a CDS encoding lipoprotein; the protein is MGNLIDVITRDNKNFIILFVFFLIASHLNSATVGLASWYGEAFHGKITANGEKFDMMALTAAHKELPFNTTVRVTNLLNNRSVVVRINDRGPFRKDRIIDLSKHAAEKLDFLGIGVAPVKIEVIESVNEKKTSVSKSSDFKKAFNTPEIEEEKKTKQSEENISVGNKSSNLLTDYSITAGEETDFYIQVGSYRKKDYADRAYRILKKTGLFVVVNSHGPFYTVFIPTNADNVQRNIELIKSAGYKDTLVRKTKVPGESLIMD
- a CDS encoding tRNA-dihydrouridine synthase, which encodes MKFLFDMPLPIMILAPMEDVTDAVFRNLIHLIGSGEGEPHIYFTEFISVKGILNGSKQSIQHIFLKPNELDRPLIAQIWGNVPEQFYRAIEILGGLGFWGIDINMGCPKSKIVKKGVCSALIKNKSLAKEIILASKEACSRFNLPLSVKTRHGFSYPEVDDWLGFLLGFGIDMLTVYPRLAVNQSKGPIDFDIFYQLVKLRNNISPSTLLIGNGDVLSLKDAKCYVDKYLIDGIMLGRGIFKNLNLFKFSSKHFLDSNLNFRLNILKFHVKDFHATWGLSKDFNKLKKYFKIYFTEKEKQSKYFSNLMNSKTYEELFENLNVIDVVGDFENNELHTFRKI
- a CDS encoding valyl-tRNA synthetase, translating into MNCIPLEKYDPKTFEDEIYSKWLEHNVFSPDNSLFGKFSMVAPPPNVTGVLHMGHALNFILQDVLVRYKRMKKNSTLWLFGTDHAGIATQAVFERHLKSIGKSKDDFEREEFVREIFKLKNKHRGVIVDQIKKLGASYDHSRERFTLDENLCKAVSKVFKDLYSKGLIYRGEYLVNLDPGSGSVVSDEEIEYKEVDGKLYFIRYFIDSSSFIEIATTRPETMFGDTAIAVNPNDERYKSLVGKEVTIPLTTKKIKVIADFYVDSAFGTGALKVTPAHDPNDFEISKRHNIPKVNILTQDGKLNKNVPLQYQGLKMKDARFKIEIELMEKGFLKDVKKHKQQVGHCYRSGEVIEPYLSTQWFVKMKPLADKALKALENGELRFYPKKWENTYKYWLSNIRDWCISRQLVWGHRIPAWYNIDTSELVISDTDPSLDEKNMGKRFVQDPDVLDTWFSSWLWPFSSLGWPDITVDFKNYYPTDALITAYDIIFFWVARMVMAGLEFTGQIPFKDVYITPLLRDKHGKKMSKSLGNGIDPLDIINEYGSDSLRFTLSFLSVQGQDLNIDTKDFMFGAKFANKVFNASKFILLNLKNREILNDLKFNDIDKWLLTSLNSTILGVESSFTNYKYNEASKFIYEFFWNDFCDWYIEISKIDLNSRNVNIQNMAISKLLFFLKKALLILHPFIPFVTEKIYSEFSEKGDILALNEYPSFDIANNFQEEFESFKAFKTFIVSVRTLRSEFNISPSIKIDVALKFDADFKYERYFNSNECIARKMINFRNLFYNKNYDGMIGVAVAGFEIYADIKSLIDKAKELRRLEKQLEKYKMLRISASKKLENENFLMNAPKEIVESEKLKLVEFSSLIDKINSYILNLKNL
- a CDS encoding tRNA (5-methylaminomethyl-2-thiouridylate)-methyltransferase yields the protein MKKPIFKEKTIYSSKFDDIYYNPKYGIEESFHTFIKGCSLDSELKTKKNVLIAELGFGTGLNFICLLKFIKENNITSKVNYYSIEKFPLKRETIMQLSKFFVKEITYFKLMLKNYPKTPKKNLKLKITENVNLKILIGDAKIKIKEIPKNVEYWFLDGFNPKKNPEMWNNQIFNLISEKSSQGCKLSTFSSARIVKDGLKLANFKYIYIEKGFGNKRHMIKSQKN
- a CDS encoding molecular chaperone GroES; translation: MKNIKPLADRVLIKIKEAESKTISGLYIPENAKEKTNIGTVVAIGSKKEEITVKVGDTVLYEKYAGAAVKIENKEHLILKAKEIVAIIEE